Proteins from one Parasteatoda tepidariorum isolate YZ-2023 chromosome 4, CAS_Ptep_4.0, whole genome shotgun sequence genomic window:
- the LOC107453854 gene encoding GDP-L-fucose synthase — MSEKIILVTGGTGLVGRAIEQVTKSNAMPGETWIFLSSKAGNLVDAAETDLIFQKYKPTHVVHLAAMVGGLFRNLKFNLDFLRNNIHINDNVLNSSFHHGVKKVVSCLSTCIFPDKTTYPIDETMIHNGPPHSSNFGYSYAKRLIDVQNHAYHTQHGCNFTAVIPTNVFGPYDNFNLEDGHVLPGLIHKTYEAQKNGAPLVIWGSGKPLRQFIYSLDLAKLIIWVLREYDEIDPIILSVDEEQEVSIKDAALAVTEAFNFKGEVVFDTTKSDGQHKKTASNAKLRKYKPDFVFTPFKEAVKDTVDWFTKNHDIARK; from the exons ATGTCTGAAAAAATCATATTAGTCACTGGAGGCACTGGTCTCGTGGGAAGAGCTATTGAACAGGTTACAAAATCTAATGCTATGCCTGGAGAAACTTGGATATTTTTATCATCGAAAGCTGGAAATCTAGT tgatgCTGCAGAAACGGACTTAATATTCCAGAAATACAAACCAACTCATGTAGTACACTTAGCAGCAATGGTTGGAGGATTATTTCGAAATCTGAAATTCAATTTAGACTTTCTG aggaataatatacatataaatgacAATGTACTAAACAGCAGTTTTCACCATGgagtaaaaaaagttgtttcttgTTTATCAACATGCATATTTCCAGATAAAACTACTTACCCGATTGATGAAACAATG attcaCAATGGACCACCTCATAGTTCCAATTTTGGCTATTCATATGCAAAGCGGTTAATTGATGTCCAAAATCATGCTTATCATACTCAACATGGATGTAATTTTACTGCTGTAATTCCCACTAATGTTTTTGGACcgtatgataattttaatttagaagatGGCCATGTGCTTCCTGGACTTATTCACAAAACCTATGAGgcacaaa aaaatggagCGCCTCTGGTCATTTGGGGATCTGGAAAACCTCTTagacaatttatttattcattagatCTGGCAAAACTTATTATTTGGGTACTGCGAGAGTATGATGAAATCGATCCAATTATTTTATCAG TTGATGAAGAACAAGAAGTTAGTATCAAAGATGCTGCATTGGCCGTAACTGAAGCTTTCAACTTCAAAGGCGAAGTTGTT TTTGATACGACTAAATCTGATGGCCAACATAAGAAAACAGCAAGCAATGCAAAACTTCGTAAATATAAACCAGACTTTGTATTCACGCCTTTTAAAGAAG ctgTAAAAGACACTGTGGACTGGTTTACAAAGAATCATGACATAGCTAGAAAATAG